In the Streptomyces fradiae ATCC 10745 = DSM 40063 genome, GCAGGTCCCGGTAGTGGGACAGGAACTCCGCGACCGCCTCGGCGTCCTCCCCCAGCGCGGTGAGGACGGGCCGCAGCGCCGTGCCCTTGACCCAGTCGAGGACGGGGTCCTCGCCCTGGAGGAGCTGGGCGTACACCGTCTCCCACACGTCGGCCGCGCAGCCGAGGTCGGCCAGCCGCTCCAGGTACTCCGTCGCCTCCAGGATGTGGACGTAGCGCCGCCCGTGGTCGCCGAGCCGGTCGCGCCAGCGCGGCGACTCGCACATCTCGGCGAGCAGCGCGTGACTGGGCGAGGTGAAGTTGGCCGGGACCTGGAAGGCGAGGGTGCCGCCGGGGACGATGCCGTCCAGCCAGTCGCCGAAGGAGTCGGCGTGGCCGGGGACCCACTGGAGCGCCGCGTTGGAGACGATCAGGTCGTACGGCTCGTCCGGCGTCCACCGGGCCGCGTCGGCGCGCCGGAAGTCGATCGCACCGCCGCCCGGCGTGGGACCGGCGTGGTCCGCCTCCGCCCGGTCGAGCATCTCCCGCGAGAGGTCGAAGCCGGTGATCCGGGCGTCCGGCCAGCGGTCCGCGAGCAGGGCCGTCACATTGCCGGGGCCGCAGCCGATGTCCGCGATGCGCGCGGGGCGGCCCTCCTTCTCGGCGGGCAGCTCGGGAATCCTGGCCAGCAGGTCGAGGAACGGGCGGCCGCGGTGTCCCGCGTGGCGCAGATACTGGTGAGGGTCCCACATCGGTGCGGACTGCATGGTTGTTTCCCCTTGCTGTTCGAGCGTCTCAGCGAAACGTTGCTCCAGTCAGGGCCCACTCAATCGTACGAACGCATATTTCTTGACGTCAAGAGACTTCATGTCGACAGATCCCCTACACTGATCGTCATGGAGGACGAGGTCGACCGGCTGGTCGCTGCATGGCGCCGCGAGCGCCCGGACCTCGACGTGGAGCCGCTCGAGGTGCTGAGCCGGGTGTCCCGCCTGGCCCGCCACCTGGACCGGGCGCGCCGTCTGGCCTTCGCCGAGCACCAGCTGGAGCCGTGGGAGTTCGACGTCCTGACGTCGCTGCGCCGCGCGGGCGCCCCGTACCAGCTCTCCCCCGGCCAGCTCCTCACCCAGACGCTCGTCACGTCCGGCACGATGACCAACCGCATCGACCGGCTCGCGAAGAAGGGCCTCGTGGAGCGGCTCCCCGATCCGACGGACCGGCGCGGCGTCCTCGTCCGGCTGACCGCCGAGGGACGGGACCGCGCCGACCAGGCGCTGTCCGGGCTGCTGGACCAGGAGCGGGCCATCCTCTCCCGGCTGTCGCGCGCCGAGCGCGCCGGTCTGGCGGCGCTGCTACGCCAGCTGACCGCCCCGTTCGACAACATCCCCGGCTGACGGCGGCTCGGCGGGCCCCACCCCGGCGCGGCGGGCGAGCGCGACGGCCGCCAGCGTGGAGTGCACGCCCAGCTTGCCCAGCACGTTCTGCATGTGCGTACGGACCGTGTGCGGCGACAGGAAGAGGCGCTCGGCGACGGCCTTGCGGCCGAGCCCGGCGACCA is a window encoding:
- a CDS encoding trans-aconitate 2-methyltransferase: MQSAPMWDPHQYLRHAGHRGRPFLDLLARIPELPAEKEGRPARIADIGCGPGNVTALLADRWPDARITGFDLSREMLDRAEADHAGPTPGGGAIDFRRADAARWTPDEPYDLIVSNAALQWVPGHADSFGDWLDGIVPGGTLAFQVPANFTSPSHALLAEMCESPRWRDRLGDHGRRYVHILEATEYLERLADLGCAADVWETVYAQLLQGEDPVLDWVKGTALRPVLTALGEDAEAVAEFLSHYRDLLRKAYPPGPHGTVFPYRRVFAVGRKEC
- a CDS encoding MarR family winged helix-turn-helix transcriptional regulator, whose amino-acid sequence is MEDEVDRLVAAWRRERPDLDVEPLEVLSRVSRLARHLDRARRLAFAEHQLEPWEFDVLTSLRRAGAPYQLSPGQLLTQTLVTSGTMTNRIDRLAKKGLVERLPDPTDRRGVLVRLTAEGRDRADQALSGLLDQERAILSRLSRAERAGLAALLRQLTAPFDNIPG